A genomic window from Thunnus thynnus chromosome 12, fThuThy2.1, whole genome shotgun sequence includes:
- the LOC137193518 gene encoding uncharacterized protein — MLSSVALRTQIASIIDALSKAAVAEISKVVEDGEVVLRLEMCQRENEIKKLKSNIELLHSELRAAQERVTQRPATHRRDDGQSVTGEERTLLEKVHADKDQNSLSIPEVQVKCEPVEEGGEEARGQPGQLGEELGLYERDLAQWRPATQTEMERNNSDDLNLGQNSQLCLPESSLDTGLAVSCSSSGGFQQSPFSRGLLGYSQYRNLYNTVRRRTVKRLMFKKGFICPYCGKCFERAGHLERHKRIHTGEKPYHCEICGRRFNQKCSLKEHTKIHRRCIQPRPVEIQVAEQKPVPEEKPGTDTRHSEGESHSTAEDGLPKIEDTPPAPVQVKSEPMEENIAQPLFLGENGQIREGVDDLRENFTAFERDSQQWMSRLQGQNNSEMSSTEYLGSSGQNMMSFPGMAQLLPPQVEASHSNFPFQGKPFGELKNSMMSQPPYGSSETLLLPSEAVHAGLPGLQGDSLDHHRQRRSRSFQVIKPKKCFICSYCGKVFERGGHLERHLRIHTGEKPYGCHICGRCFNQKSSLKGHMKTHRNGENTELLEAHHMMFTMPDNQPLEHLAEPKTGLAALDEQLSGSTYNETLCEQVVMVKLEPDSKDFQTLSQTGNDDATAAPDQSQLWTTGTERRDDATEQSVCVFLHDVKYHLNPAAGAANDQREYISPFKDLPFLDDKEKVEMMHNPLMGIQCRSSDMTLAPELRDQHVTQEVSVNEYTAGSDRTQEGGVFDFNMTDSGNCENNCSGDATRQNCFICSTCGKSFDSFSLFQKHQCKNITEQRTFLLVFFVTYYPVWINMACIPFQTQLSSIMEVLVKAAVAEISKLVDDKCAFLHLEISRKQSENEMLQRKLLMMENKHAQLQRGFENYMDRGTDVGNCPHPTGDIKFPEIEDATVSFTIKEESPDEALWISDSAELIGSAVQYPNPANAPESQQLEEDRQLTHPEVVRQKTSEFSDLYNSSHHAGEISGLHLTVKTEKEENRSGFSQDRCQHGAGKQNQLPADFSLDERENQLWSSIIEGNDIDSGFPDFSSVVEEYSNTFPDHSDTHVVSNTGKSANVQQSSSQRPCNGIYNSEYQKDPQSSNFQLRPQVAVSQQDRQKEQNYSQRNASHVAHLRQPDDHPEREIAAMDRQVVSHSHNALTQGSYHPHTPHKPLSGAARGYVCSQCGKTFARLHQFKLHQQSHKRKRAFWCTVCGKSFQCSSHLSIHHRTHTGEKPYGCGQCGKRFTQQSSLRVHQRTHSGERPYSCAQCGKTFILMHHLKRHRIIHTYS, encoded by the exons ATGTTGAGCAGCGTTGCTCTGCGGACTCAAATTGCCTCCATTATCGATGCCCTGTCCAAAGCAGCCGTGGCAGAAATCTCCAAAGTTGTGGAGGATGGTGAGGTGGTGTTGCGGCTGGAGATGTGCCAGCGTGAAAACGAGATCAAGAAGCTGAAGAGCAACATCGAGCTTTTGCACAGCGAGCTGAGAGCAGCGCAGGAGAGGGTGACCCAGCGACCTGCAACACACAGGAGAGATG ATGGTCAGAGCGTCACTGGGGAGGAGAGGACTTTGCTGGAAAAGGTGCACGCTGATAAGGACCAAAACAGCCTGTCGATACCTGAGGTGCAGGTGAAATGCGAACCCGTGGAAGAGGGAGGTGAAGAGGCCAGAGGACAACCCGGCCAGCTGGGAGAAGAGCTGGGTTTGTATGAGAGGGACCTTGCACAGTGGAGACCAGCGACACAAACTGAGATGGAACGCAACAACTCAGACGATCTAAATTTAGGGCAAAACTCCCAGCTGTGTCTTCCCGAATCCTCTCTGGACACCGGACTAGCCGTGTCGTGCAGCAGCTCCGGCGGGTTCCAGCAAAGCCCGTTCAGCCGAGGGCTGCTGGGTTACAGTCAGTACCGTAACTTGTACAACACGGTACGGAGGAGGACGGTGAAGAGGTTAATGTTTAAGAAAGGCTTCATCTGTCCGTATTGCGGTAAATGTTTCGAGCGTGCCGGGCACCTCGAGAGGCATAAAAGGATTCACACCGGTGAGAAACCGTACCACTGCGAGATATGTGGGAGACGCTTCAATCAGAAGTGTAGCCTCAAAGAGCACACAAAGATTCACCGAAGAT GTATTCAGCCAAGACCAGTTGAGATCCAAGTGGCCGAACAGAAACCGGTTCCTGAGGAGAAGCCAGGTACTGATACTCGTCACTCTGAGGGAGAGAGCCACAGCACCGCTGAGGATGGCCTACCTAAGATTGAGGACACTCCTCCAGCACCAGTACAGGTCAAATCTGAGCCTATGGAGGAAAATATAGCGCAACCACTATTTCTTGGAGAAAACGGACAGATAAGGGAAGGTGTAGATGACCTCAGGGAGAACTTCACAGCATTTGAGAGAGACAGCCAACAATGGATGTCCAGGTTACAAGGGCAAAACAACTCTGAGATGAGTAGCACAGAATATCTGGGCAGTTCAGGACAGAATATGATGTCCTTCCCAGGGATGGCTCAGTTACTCCCACCGCAAGTAGAGGCTTCCCATAGCAACTTCCCCTTTCAGGGGAAACCGTTTGGGGAACTCAAAAACAGCATGATGTCCCAGCCACCGTATGGGTCCTCAGAAACACTCTTGCTTCCAAGTGAAGCTGTTCACGCCGGCCTGCCTGGTCTGCAGGGGGACTCACTGGATCACCATCGACAGAGGAGAAGCAGGTCTTTCCAGGTGATCAAACCAAAGAAATGCTTCATCTGCTCGTACTGTGGCAAGGTCTTTGAGCGTGGAGGGCACCTTGAGAGACATTTACGAATTCACACTGGGGAGAAGCCATACGGCTGCCATATCTGTGGGAGGTGCTTCAATCAGAAGAGTAGCCTCAAGGGCCACATGAAGACGCACAGAAATG gGGAGAACACAGAACTGCTGGAGGCACATCACATGATGTTTACAATGCCTGATAATCAACCGTTGGAGCACCTGGCAGAGCCCAAGACTGGACTGGCAGCTTTAGACGAACAGCTATCCGGCTCCACGTACAACGAGACACTTTGCGAACAAGTGGTAATGGTAAAGCTGGAGCCCGATAGTAAAGATTTTCAGACTCTAAGTCAGACAGGGAATGATGACGCCACAGCAGCACCAGACCAAAGTCAGCTATGGACAACtgggacagagaggagggatgaTGCCACTgaacagtctgtctgtgtatttttacatgacGTTAAGTATCACCTCAAtcctgctgctggagcagcaaaTGACCAGAGAGAATATATATCACCTTTCAAGGATCTGCCTTTTCTAGATGACAAAGAAAAGGTGGAAATGATGCACAATCCACTAATGGGAATACAATGTAGAAGCTCTGACATGACTTTAGCACCTGAGCTGCGAGATCAACATGTTACACAAGAGGTGTCTGTGAATGAGTACACAGCAGGTAGTGATAGGACCCAGGAGGGAGGTGTATTTGACTTTAATATGACTGACTCAGGCAACTGTGAGAATAACTGCAGTGGAGATGCCACCAGGCAAAACTGCTTTATATGCTCAACTTGTGGGAAAAGCTTTgacagtttcagtttatttcaaaaACACCAGTGTAAAAATATCACTGAGCAA aggacatttttattagtattttttgtCACATATTACCCTGTATGGATTAACATGGCGTGCATTCCCTTCCAAACCCAATTATCCTCAATAATGGAGGTTTTGGTTAAAGCAGCAGTGGCAGAGATATCAAAACTAGTCGATGACAAATGTGCGTTTTTGCATCTTGAAATATCCCGAAAGCAAAGCGAGAATGAGATGCTGCAGAGGAAATTACTAATGATGGAGAATAAACACGCACAGCTGCAGCGAGGGTTTG AAAACTACATGGACAGAGGAACTGATGTGGGCAACTGTCCACATCCCACAGGAGATATTAAG TTTCCAGAGATTGAAGATGCGACCGTATCGTTCACAATTAAAGAAGAGAGTCCAGACGAGGCGCTGTGGATCAGTGATTCTGCTGAACTAATTG GTTCTGCTGTACAGTACCCTAATCCAGCCAATGCTCCAGAGAGTCAGCAGCTCGAAGAAGACCGTCAGTTAACCCATCCAGAGGTTGTGAGACAGAAGACTTCAGAGTTCAGTGACTTGTACAACTCAAGTCATCATGCAGGAGAGATCAGTGGCCTTCACTTGACTGTcaagacagagaaggaggagaatcGATCAGGATTCAGTCAGGACAGATGCCAGCACGGTGCAGGGAAGCAGAATCAACTTCCTGCAGACTTTTCCCTGGATGAAAGGGAGAATCAGCTCTGGTCATCCATAATTGAAGGTAACGACATTGACTCTGGTTTTCCTGACTTTTCCAGTGTAGTAGAGGAGTATTCCAACACATTCCCGGACCACTCGGATACCCACGTCGTTTCTAACACTGGCAAGTCAGCTAATGTCCAGCAGTCGTCCTCTCAGAGGCCGTGTAATGGGATATACAACAGTGAGTATCAGAAAGATCCGCAGTCGTCCAATTTTCAGCTCAGACCTCAGGTTGCCGTTTCACAgcaagacagacagaaggaaCAAAATTACTCGCAGAGAAACGCCTCACATGTTGCACATTTAAGGCAGCCAGATGATCACCCCGAGAGGGAGATTGCGGCCATGGATAGACAGGTGGTATCGCACTCGCACAACGCTCTCACACAGGGCAGCTACCACCCTCACACCCCCCACAAACCTCTCTCCGGCGCGGCGCGGGGCTATGTTTGCTCGCAGTGCGGAAAGACGTTCGCCCGCCTCCACCAATTCAAGCTGCACCAGCAGAGCCACAAGAGAAAGAGGGCGTTCTGGTGCACGGTGTGTGGGAAGAGTTTCCAGTGTTCTTCCCATCTCAGCATACACCACCGGACCCACACGGGCGAGAAGCCGTACGGTTGCGGGCAGTGCGGGAAGAGGTTCACGCAGCAGAGCAGCCTGAGGGTCCACCAGCGCACACACAGCGGGGAACGACCCTACAGCTGCGCCCAGTGCGGGAAAACCTTCATCCTGATGCACCATTTGAAACGGCACAGAATCATCCACACGTACAGCTGA